A window from Pyrococcus kukulkanii encodes these proteins:
- a CDS encoding AI-2E family transporter, with protein sequence MVGLEREKVVWAALVVIILFLVWKTLKELITPIVFGIAATYIAYPFYVKLANKVGRRLGLLIVLSVISLLSILFLIGVALWITDTLKNLYTYLDAFFSWLGTLKVPRALSSLFDAIATSFPEKLRSMLLQYTLSLPKLALQLIVFLAVFYATLTNADFLAKEVHELLPSTNREIGERMLSKVRDTVDAILKTWLFFSIAKGFFLSIGFYIFKLSNAAGSIAAGILCVILELLPFMGGWIMWLIGAMLLWHRSPWMAVLFAVYGFITISPLPDYTIKPKLTRGRAKVSSVVALVGIFGGVMAFGAVGIILGPIAIGLLFALIEVWKEYETKQPSKAHQSQDA encoded by the coding sequence GTGGTAGGATTGGAGAGAGAAAAGGTAGTTTGGGCCGCTTTAGTTGTCATAATTCTTTTTCTTGTCTGGAAGACATTAAAGGAGTTGATAACCCCCATAGTATTTGGGATAGCCGCAACTTACATAGCTTACCCCTTCTACGTAAAGCTAGCCAACAAAGTTGGGAGGAGATTGGGCCTACTTATCGTTTTATCCGTAATTTCCCTCCTCTCGATTTTATTCCTAATTGGAGTTGCCCTCTGGATAACAGACACACTTAAAAACCTTTACACGTATCTTGATGCCTTTTTCTCTTGGCTTGGAACGCTTAAGGTTCCCAGGGCCCTTTCATCTCTGTTCGATGCTATAGCCACAAGTTTTCCAGAAAAATTAAGGAGCATGTTGCTTCAATATACCCTCTCACTTCCAAAACTTGCACTTCAACTTATAGTTTTCCTTGCAGTTTTTTATGCGACCCTAACTAACGCAGACTTCCTAGCAAAGGAAGTTCATGAACTGCTTCCCTCAACAAACAGGGAAATTGGCGAGAGAATGCTCTCAAAAGTTCGAGATACCGTTGATGCAATACTTAAAACATGGCTCTTCTTCAGCATAGCGAAGGGGTTCTTCCTCTCCATCGGGTTCTATATTTTCAAACTCAGCAATGCTGCTGGTTCAATAGCTGCAGGCATCTTATGTGTAATCTTAGAGCTCCTACCATTTATGGGCGGATGGATAATGTGGCTAATAGGGGCAATGCTACTCTGGCATAGGTCCCCTTGGATGGCAGTGCTCTTTGCTGTTTATGGATTTATTACGATATCTCCACTGCCAGACTACACAATAAAGCCGAAATTAACTAGAGGTAGAGCAAAGGTTAGTTCTGTAGTAGCCTTAGTGGGAATATTTGGAGGAGTAATGGCCTTTGGGGCAGTTGGGATAATCCTGGGGCCGATAGCCATAGGGCTTCTTTTTGCATTGATAGAAGTTTGGAAAGAGTATGAGACTAAACAACCTTCCAAAGCTCATCAGTCTCAGGACGCTTAA
- the sppA gene encoding signal peptide peptidase SppA, giving the protein MTNGVWKYLTFILVLILGFSAVANVLLYMQIGALKSCNQTLPQVQVGSLNQTTNETLLLKLKIEEMKNEIEYLKSLISQGKEQANISIAIVPIFGPVDDQLALHIVKIIREIRENSSIGGVLLWIESPGGMAGPVRIVYEELKKLSYLKPIVAYSGGYMDSGAYYIACAANKIVADPLAEVGSIGVVYVHFNAEKYYEMNGIKVEVFKTGPYKDMGADWRDLTPEEREMIKNQIEMYFNEFLNVVSEGRNMTINETRKYADGRVWFAKDVKGSLVDETGDLDSAIRALLKLMNVTSAKVVMFDSKPQEFEISESATLYMPANYIYPYIKG; this is encoded by the coding sequence ATGACAAATGGGGTCTGGAAATATCTCACATTTATCTTAGTGTTGATTCTTGGATTCTCGGCAGTAGCAAACGTTCTCCTCTATATGCAGATTGGAGCTCTTAAATCATGCAATCAAACCCTGCCTCAGGTTCAAGTTGGTAGCTTAAATCAAACGACAAATGAAACCCTCCTCCTAAAGTTAAAAATAGAGGAGATGAAAAATGAAATTGAATATTTGAAATCTCTGATATCTCAAGGAAAAGAGCAGGCCAATATCAGCATTGCTATTGTTCCAATCTTTGGGCCGGTAGATGACCAGCTCGCCCTACACATTGTGAAAATAATCCGAGAAATACGTGAAAACTCTTCAATTGGAGGAGTTCTTCTCTGGATAGAGAGCCCGGGAGGAATGGCTGGACCTGTTAGGATAGTATATGAAGAACTAAAAAAGTTAAGTTACCTTAAGCCAATAGTTGCATACTCTGGAGGATATATGGATTCGGGGGCGTACTACATAGCATGTGCCGCAAATAAGATAGTTGCAGATCCCTTGGCGGAGGTAGGTAGTATAGGAGTCGTATATGTCCACTTCAATGCCGAGAAGTACTACGAGATGAACGGAATAAAGGTCGAGGTGTTTAAAACAGGGCCATATAAAGATATGGGAGCCGATTGGAGAGATTTAACACCAGAGGAGAGGGAAATGATTAAAAATCAGATAGAGATGTACTTTAATGAATTCCTGAACGTTGTTAGTGAAGGGAGAAACATGACTATAAACGAAACTAGGAAATATGCAGATGGGAGAGTATGGTTTGCGAAAGACGTGAAAGGATCGCTAGTAGATGAAACGGGAGATCTTGACTCAGCAATAAGAGCACTACTCAAGTTGATGAACGTAACATCTGCAAAAGTTGTAATGTTTGATTCTAAACCCCAGGAATTTGAAATATCGGAAAGTGCAACCCTCTATATGCCGGCGAACTATATTTACCCCTACATAAAGGGGTGA
- a CDS encoding serine protein kinase RIO, which produces MERLDREIAEVLGLTEKREKDSELFKIFSEVFDRTTIETISYFYRKGKIERLYGVLSTGKEANVFVGYDAKGNRIAVKIYRTYTTEFRRIWEYLAADPRIGYLPKDIRKLVFVWTRREFKNLQRAMKYAIRAPEPIAFRNNILIMEYIGDEMPAPRLKDVEKDLEIEDFEELYDFTMGAIEKLWKRGDMVHGDLSEYNVLIWNEPVIIDWSQATVKRNRMSLTLLYRDIRNIINYFGKKGVSVEDPEEKFRELAGDELWERRNLRSL; this is translated from the coding sequence ATGGAGAGGCTTGATAGGGAAATTGCAGAGGTGCTTGGCCTTACAGAAAAGAGGGAGAAGGATAGCGAGCTCTTTAAAATCTTCAGCGAGGTTTTTGACAGAACAACCATTGAAACGATAAGTTACTTTTACAGAAAGGGGAAGATAGAGAGGCTATATGGTGTCTTAAGCACGGGCAAGGAGGCAAATGTGTTTGTAGGCTACGACGCTAAAGGAAATAGAATTGCCGTGAAAATATACAGGACATATACAACGGAGTTCAGAAGGATATGGGAATACCTCGCGGCTGATCCCAGGATTGGCTACCTCCCTAAGGATATCAGGAAGCTCGTGTTCGTATGGACAAGGAGAGAGTTCAAAAACCTACAGAGAGCAATGAAGTACGCCATTAGGGCTCCGGAACCAATAGCCTTTCGCAATAACATTTTGATTATGGAATACATTGGAGATGAAATGCCCGCCCCGAGATTAAAGGATGTTGAAAAGGATTTAGAGATTGAGGACTTTGAAGAACTCTATGATTTCACAATGGGCGCCATAGAAAAGTTATGGAAGAGGGGAGATATGGTTCATGGAGATCTAAGCGAATACAACGTACTCATTTGGAACGAGCCTGTGATAATAGACTGGTCCCAGGCAACTGTTAAGAGAAACAGAATGAGCCTAACTCTATTGTACAGGGATATCAGGAATATAATCAACTACTTTGGTAAAAAAGGTGTGAGCGTTGAGGATCCTGAGGAAAAGTTCCGCGAGTTAGCGGGTGATGAATTATGGGAGAGAAGGAATTTGAGGAGCTTATGA
- a CDS encoding damage-control phosphatase yields the protein MKVHYECFTCIANQCKKIVEMGTEDLEKRKRAMFLAAKTVAREYHEDAIPAIAGSKVFLELYRFLENDDPFREYKEKSRKVAEKVVKLLRDRLDISIKTAIKLAIIGNIIDFSVGFSPEDLERQVEDMLKEDLYIDESEELIESVKRAKVILYLTDNVGEHYFDAILLEKIKEISSAEIYIAGKEGPIINDVTVEDLRRDGFEKFGKIISTGTRIVGVPLDKITEEFREIFKKADIIIAKGQGNFETLSEIKDERVFFLLKAKCPAVARGLGVPQGALVCKRNT from the coding sequence ATGAAGGTTCATTATGAATGCTTTACGTGCATAGCTAACCAGTGCAAAAAGATCGTTGAGATGGGGACTGAAGACCTGGAAAAAAGAAAAAGAGCTATGTTCCTAGCAGCAAAAACAGTTGCGAGAGAGTATCATGAAGATGCAATACCGGCAATAGCAGGGAGTAAAGTGTTTCTTGAGCTGTATAGATTTCTAGAAAATGATGATCCCTTCAGAGAGTACAAGGAAAAGTCAAGGAAAGTGGCGGAGAAGGTTGTCAAGCTACTGAGGGATAGGCTCGACATTAGCATAAAAACCGCGATAAAGCTCGCCATAATTGGGAACATAATTGACTTTTCCGTTGGATTTTCTCCCGAAGACCTTGAGAGACAAGTTGAAGATATGCTTAAAGAAGACTTATACATAGATGAGAGCGAGGAGTTAATTGAAAGTGTCAAAAGGGCAAAGGTAATTCTGTACCTCACGGATAACGTTGGAGAGCATTATTTCGACGCGATTCTCCTAGAGAAAATCAAGGAAATATCAAGTGCTGAAATATACATAGCCGGAAAGGAAGGCCCAATAATAAACGACGTCACCGTTGAGGATCTAAGAAGAGATGGCTTCGAGAAGTTTGGCAAGATAATCTCAACCGGAACTAGAATAGTTGGTGTCCCTCTTGATAAAATCACCGAGGAATTTAGAGAGATATTTAAGAAGGCAGATATCATAATAGCAAAAGGTCAGGGAAACTTTGAAACTTTGAGCGAAATAAAAGATGAGAGAGTATTCTTCCTTCTAAAGGCCAAGTGCCCGGCGGTGGCCAGAGGGCTTGGAGTACCACAGGGAGCTCTCGTATGTAAGAGGAATACCTAG
- a CDS encoding PfkB family carbohydrate kinase: MRFTVIGNFTVDIIEGRKRPGGGAYYSSLVLSKFADVRVLTKIGPDYPREWLKEMEEHVELVPIRGISSVVYELIYRGEERVIRVLSKGDAFKDHELLEVRGKVIINPVANEISPNQVLLFRKPSLDVQGFVRELKEYVGLREINGWFLSNCKVVHASLEEYQKIVNPGKPEVLAVTNGSNEGILIASETIKFRPRKINIKDPTGAGDAFLALLTYGVERFGIREGLEFALEETAKFLNLGLEKYLNRDDEASIG; the protein is encoded by the coding sequence ATGAGGTTCACCGTCATTGGAAACTTCACGGTTGACATTATAGAGGGAAGGAAAAGACCAGGAGGAGGAGCGTATTACTCCTCATTGGTTCTCTCAAAGTTTGCCGATGTGAGGGTTCTCACAAAGATAGGGCCAGATTATCCAAGAGAATGGTTAAAGGAAATGGAAGAACATGTTGAGCTAGTTCCCATAAGGGGAATCTCAAGCGTAGTGTACGAGCTCATTTACAGAGGAGAAGAAAGAGTCATTAGGGTGCTCTCCAAAGGAGATGCATTCAAAGATCATGAACTCCTAGAAGTTCGAGGAAAAGTTATCATAAATCCTGTGGCCAATGAGATATCCCCCAATCAAGTTTTGCTATTTCGGAAGCCATCTCTTGACGTTCAGGGGTTTGTTAGGGAGCTAAAGGAGTATGTAGGCCTGAGGGAAATTAACGGTTGGTTTCTCTCCAATTGTAAGGTCGTCCATGCTTCCCTCGAGGAGTATCAGAAAATAGTGAACCCAGGAAAGCCCGAAGTATTAGCGGTAACAAACGGAAGCAACGAGGGAATTCTGATAGCTAGCGAAACGATTAAGTTCAGACCAAGGAAGATTAACATCAAAGATCCGACGGGAGCAGGGGACGCATTTTTAGCCCTGCTAACTTATGGAGTTGAAAGGTTTGGCATCAGAGAAGGGTTAGAGTTTGCACTTGAGGAGACGGCAAAGTTCTTGAACCTTGGATTAGAGAAGTACTTGAACCGCGATGATGAAGCCTCGATTGGCTGA
- the eif1A gene encoding translation initiation factor eIF-1A, which translates to MPKKERKVEGEEVIRVPLPEGNQLFGVVEQALGAGWMDVRCEDGKVRRCRIPGKLRRRVWIRVGDLVIVQPWPVQSDKRGDIVYRYTQTQVDWLLRKGKITQEFLTGGSLLLE; encoded by the coding sequence ATGCCTAAAAAAGAGAGGAAGGTTGAAGGTGAAGAGGTCATAAGGGTTCCGCTTCCAGAGGGAAATCAGCTGTTTGGTGTCGTCGAGCAGGCATTGGGTGCGGGATGGATGGACGTTAGGTGCGAGGATGGAAAGGTCAGAAGGTGTAGGATCCCAGGAAAGCTCAGGAGGAGGGTCTGGATTAGGGTTGGTGATCTTGTGATAGTTCAACCATGGCCAGTTCAGAGTGATAAGAGGGGAGACATTGTCTATAGGTACACCCAGACTCAAGTAGATTGGCTACTAAGGAAGGGTAAGATAACTCAGGAATTCCTGACCGGTGGCTCCTTACTGCTAGAGTGA
- a CDS encoding AIR synthase family protein: MLVGKVPPEILNDVILRGLEHGDKVIVGPGVGIDATAIDFGDYVLVASTDPITGAEDRIGFYAIHVNANDVATFGAMPKWFLVTILLPEGADIDLVRNIMGEIKEVAQEMGIAIVGGHTEVTPGLKKPIVVGTMLGEVEKEKLVIPRPRPGDAIILTKGAGIEGTSIIAHEREEELRSIFGRDFVERAKAYIYEISVVREALIAREFATAMHDPTEGGIANGLHEMADVGDLGFRIFANKVIVREETKKICAFYDLDPLALISSGSLLVSVPRDHAKVLVEKLLAKGINASIIGEFLAEKKRVIIEDGVERPLKRPETDELWKVV; encoded by the coding sequence ATGCTGGTGGGAAAAGTTCCTCCTGAAATCTTGAACGACGTTATACTCAGGGGACTGGAGCATGGTGATAAGGTTATAGTTGGCCCTGGGGTTGGGATAGATGCTACTGCCATAGATTTTGGTGATTACGTTCTTGTTGCATCTACCGATCCAATCACGGGAGCTGAAGACAGGATTGGATTCTATGCAATTCACGTTAATGCAAACGACGTTGCAACCTTTGGTGCCATGCCTAAGTGGTTTTTGGTTACCATCCTCCTGCCTGAGGGAGCTGACATTGACCTCGTGAGAAATATTATGGGGGAGATAAAGGAAGTGGCCCAGGAAATGGGAATAGCAATCGTTGGAGGGCATACAGAAGTTACTCCTGGGTTAAAGAAGCCCATAGTCGTGGGAACAATGCTTGGAGAAGTTGAGAAGGAGAAGTTAGTTATTCCAAGGCCAAGGCCCGGCGATGCTATAATCCTTACCAAGGGAGCCGGGATTGAGGGGACTTCAATAATAGCTCATGAGAGGGAGGAAGAGCTGAGATCTATCTTTGGCAGGGATTTCGTTGAAAGAGCGAAGGCCTACATCTATGAAATAAGTGTGGTCAGAGAGGCATTGATAGCAAGGGAATTCGCTACGGCAATGCATGATCCTACTGAGGGTGGAATTGCAAATGGCTTGCATGAAATGGCAGATGTAGGCGACTTGGGCTTCAGGATTTTCGCCAATAAGGTCATAGTAAGGGAAGAGACTAAGAAAATATGCGCCTTTTACGATCTCGACCCCTTGGCATTGATAAGTTCTGGCTCCCTCTTGGTTTCAGTGCCGAGGGATCATGCTAAGGTTTTGGTGGAGAAGTTGTTGGCTAAAGGAATAAACGCCAGCATAATAGGGGAGTTCTTGGCTGAGAAGAAGAGGGTTATTATAGAAGATGGTGTTGAGAGACCCCTTAAGCGTCCTGAGACTGATGAGCTTTGGAAGGTTGTTTAG
- a CDS encoding M55 family metallopeptidase, translating into MRAFISVDLEGLPYIVSREHLFVKGALYNEARKVATRIVRAVAEELHAQGFEEVVVADSHGPMVNVIPEEMPDFVSLVRGFPRPLSMVAFAKGSDLAIFLGYHAKAGTSYATFDHTYSGATIDRITINGIEVSECLMNAMLLGEWEIPVGLVAGDEALKKDLELLPWAEFVTLKKASGRYSAISPSLRKIEEELREKTRATVEKLRKSELKPFKLEKPVKVGVRFLNSAYAEVAELLPFVHRKSGKEVEFTAETMENAYKILEVLIFAATGVSYITSR; encoded by the coding sequence ATGAGAGCCTTTATATCAGTTGACCTTGAGGGGTTGCCATATATAGTCAGCAGGGAGCACCTTTTTGTAAAGGGAGCCCTGTACAATGAAGCAAGGAAAGTGGCAACTAGGATAGTAAGGGCGGTTGCAGAAGAGCTTCATGCTCAAGGATTTGAGGAGGTAGTTGTTGCGGATTCACACGGTCCAATGGTTAACGTGATTCCCGAGGAGATGCCAGACTTTGTCTCGCTAGTTAGGGGATTCCCAAGACCGCTCAGCATGGTTGCATTTGCCAAAGGAAGTGACTTGGCGATATTCCTAGGGTACCACGCTAAGGCCGGAACGAGCTACGCAACGTTCGATCACACGTACAGCGGAGCAACGATAGACAGGATAACCATAAACGGAATAGAAGTTAGTGAGTGTCTAATGAACGCTATGTTGCTTGGAGAATGGGAAATTCCGGTGGGTCTTGTTGCCGGTGATGAGGCCCTGAAGAAAGATCTTGAACTTTTACCATGGGCAGAGTTTGTAACCCTAAAGAAGGCCTCAGGAAGGTATTCAGCGATAAGCCCATCATTGAGAAAGATTGAGGAGGAGCTCAGGGAGAAAACTAGGGCAACTGTTGAAAAGCTTAGGAAGAGCGAGCTTAAGCCGTTCAAGCTTGAAAAGCCAGTAAAAGTTGGAGTTAGGTTCTTGAACAGTGCTTATGCTGAGGTTGCAGAATTGCTCCCCTTCGTTCACAGAAAGAGCGGGAAAGAGGTAGAGTTCACCGCAGAAACCATGGAGAACGCGTACAAGATCCTAGAAGTCTTAATATTTGCTGCAACTGGCGTTTCATATATAACTTCTAGATAG
- the prf1 gene encoding peptide chain release factor aRF-1, whose amino-acid sequence MTQRDAQLYELKKKIDELKKIRGRGTELISLYIPAGYDISKVMQQLREEYSTAQNIKSKTTRKNVLGALERAMQHLKLYKQTPENGLALFVGNVSEMEGVTDIRLWAIIPPEPLNVRLYRCDQTFVTEPLEEMLRVKDAYGLITVEKNEATIGLLRGKRIEVLDELTSNVPGKTRAGGQSARRYERIREQETHEFMKRIGEHANRAFLPLLEKGELKGIIIGGPGPTKEEFVEGDYLHHELKKKIIGVVDISYHGEYGLRELVAKAADILRDHEVIRERNLVNEFLKHVVKDTGFATYGEREVRKALEIGAVDILLISEGYNKVRVRAKCNNCGWEELKTMSEEDFEVYRRKLNRCPKCGSQNISFEKWDVAEELIKMAEESGADVEIISLDTEEGQQFYRAFGGLGAILRFKI is encoded by the coding sequence ATGACTCAGCGTGACGCTCAACTTTATGAATTGAAGAAGAAAATTGATGAGCTTAAAAAGATTAGGGGAAGAGGAACGGAGTTAATCTCACTCTATATTCCTGCCGGTTACGACATAAGCAAGGTCATGCAACAACTTAGGGAGGAGTATAGTACAGCTCAGAACATAAAGTCGAAGACAACAAGGAAGAATGTGCTTGGAGCCCTTGAAAGAGCGATGCAGCACCTTAAACTTTACAAACAAACTCCGGAGAACGGATTAGCTTTATTCGTTGGAAACGTGAGTGAAATGGAGGGGGTTACGGACATAAGGCTTTGGGCTATAATCCCCCCAGAGCCCCTGAACGTTAGGCTCTATCGATGTGATCAGACTTTTGTCACGGAACCCCTTGAGGAGATGCTCAGGGTTAAGGATGCTTACGGCTTAATTACGGTCGAAAAGAACGAGGCAACGATAGGACTTCTCAGGGGCAAGAGAATTGAAGTTCTTGATGAGCTAACGTCCAACGTCCCAGGAAAGACAAGGGCGGGGGGTCAGTCAGCTCGAAGATATGAGAGAATCAGGGAACAGGAAACTCATGAGTTCATGAAGAGAATTGGAGAGCACGCAAACAGGGCCTTTCTTCCACTCCTTGAGAAAGGCGAGCTCAAGGGCATAATAATCGGAGGTCCTGGGCCCACCAAGGAAGAATTCGTCGAGGGGGATTACCTGCACCACGAGCTCAAGAAGAAGATAATCGGAGTGGTAGATATAAGCTACCATGGCGAGTATGGGCTTAGGGAGTTAGTGGCAAAGGCTGCCGACATACTCAGGGATCACGAAGTCATAAGGGAGAGGAACCTTGTCAATGAGTTCCTTAAGCACGTCGTTAAGGACACCGGTTTCGCAACCTATGGTGAGAGAGAAGTCAGGAAGGCCTTAGAGATAGGGGCCGTAGATATCCTGCTGATAAGTGAAGGGTACAACAAGGTCAGAGTTAGGGCCAAATGTAACAACTGCGGCTGGGAGGAGCTTAAGACCATGAGCGAGGAGGACTTTGAGGTTTATAGGAGAAAGCTGAACAGGTGCCCCAAGTGCGGAAGCCAGAACATAAGCTTCGAGAAGTGGGATGTCGCTGAAGAATTAATAAAAATGGCAGAGGAGTCAGGAGCAGACGTGGAGATAATTTCCCTTGACACCGAAGAAGGTCAGCAGTTCTACAGGGCATTCGGTGGCCTTGGAGCTATACTGAGGTTCAAGATTTAG
- a CDS encoding Mrp/NBP35 family ATP-binding protein: protein MIDPREIAISARLEKVKKVIPVVSGKGGVGKSLVSTVLALSLAEAGNKVGLLDLDFHGASDHIILGFEPKDFPEEDKGVVPPVVHGIKFMSIVYYTENRPTPLRGKEISDALIELLTITRWDELDYLIIDMPPGLGDQFLDVLRFLKRGEFLIVATPSKLALNVVEKLIQLLKEENREILGIIENMKLDEEKDVRELAAKYGVKYLAGIKFYPDLESRIGSVEELMKTEFAEEIRKIAISI from the coding sequence ATGATTGATCCCAGAGAAATTGCGATTTCGGCAAGGCTTGAAAAAGTTAAGAAAGTGATCCCGGTTGTTAGTGGCAAGGGGGGAGTCGGTAAATCCCTAGTTTCTACGGTTCTGGCTCTGTCTTTAGCTGAAGCTGGTAATAAGGTTGGTCTTTTGGATCTCGACTTCCACGGGGCAAGCGATCACATAATCCTGGGTTTTGAGCCTAAAGACTTTCCTGAGGAAGATAAAGGAGTAGTTCCTCCAGTGGTTCACGGGATAAAGTTCATGAGCATCGTTTACTACACCGAGAATAGACCAACCCCTCTCAGGGGCAAGGAAATAAGCGATGCCCTCATAGAGCTTTTGACGATAACGAGGTGGGATGAGCTCGACTACTTGATAATTGATATGCCACCGGGGCTTGGGGATCAATTCTTGGATGTCTTAAGGTTCCTCAAGCGCGGAGAGTTCTTGATAGTTGCTACTCCATCAAAATTGGCCTTAAATGTCGTTGAAAAGCTAATTCAGTTGCTAAAAGAAGAAAATAGGGAGATACTTGGCATAATTGAGAACATGAAGCTTGACGAAGAAAAGGACGTTAGGGAGCTTGCGGCGAAGTATGGGGTCAAGTATCTCGCCGGCATTAAGTTCTATCCAGACCTTGAGTCAAGGATAGGAAGCGTTGAAGAGCTTATGAAAACGGAGTTTGCAGAAGAAATAAGGAAAATAGCTATCTCAATCTGA
- the hypA gene encoding hydrogenase nickel incorporation protein HypA: MHEWALADAIVRTVLDYAQKEGASKVLAVKVVLGELQDVNADIVGFAMRELFKGTIAENAEIIFEEEEAVFKCRACGYEWRLKEVRDKLNDRIREDIHFIPEVVHAFVSCPKCGSHDFEVVKGRGVYIGGIKIEKESD; this comes from the coding sequence ATGCACGAGTGGGCCTTGGCGGATGCCATAGTTAGAACGGTTCTCGATTATGCTCAAAAGGAAGGAGCCTCGAAAGTCCTTGCAGTTAAAGTTGTCCTGGGGGAATTGCAGGACGTGAACGCTGATATCGTTGGATTTGCAATGAGGGAGCTTTTCAAAGGTACTATAGCGGAGAATGCCGAGATAATATTTGAAGAGGAAGAGGCAGTATTCAAGTGCCGTGCATGTGGATATGAGTGGAGGCTTAAGGAGGTAAGGGACAAACTGAACGACAGGATAAGGGAGGACATTCACTTCATTCCTGAGGTTGTTCATGCTTTTGTTTCATGCCCCAAGTGTGGAAGCCATGATTTTGAGGTGGTAAAGGGGAGGGGAGTTTACATAGGGGGAATAAAAATCGAAAAGGAGAGTGATTGA
- a CDS encoding PH1570 family protein — MQCEEKLEVFENGFKDEKFNVEVRVLGGDGRKVLLALIYEMYLPEYGPEYVYPFECAKEFWGIYMDPSEIEGEEVKLKPIKFTTDQVRQKIEGMTKELNVNVDVENAEVYKTKEGYLVVGKNFILDPKGRLFVFNKPSLAKQILKYIWKW; from the coding sequence GTGCAGTGTGAAGAGAAGCTCGAAGTCTTTGAGAATGGATTCAAAGACGAAAAATTTAATGTCGAGGTTCGGGTGCTTGGGGGAGACGGGAGGAAGGTACTGTTAGCCCTGATCTATGAGATGTACCTTCCGGAGTACGGACCGGAGTATGTGTATCCTTTTGAGTGTGCAAAGGAGTTCTGGGGAATCTACATGGATCCCTCAGAAATAGAAGGGGAAGAGGTCAAATTAAAGCCAATAAAATTCACGACAGATCAAGTAAGACAGAAGATAGAGGGCATGACCAAAGAGCTGAACGTTAATGTTGATGTAGAGAATGCAGAGGTATACAAGACCAAAGAGGGCTATCTAGTTGTGGGCAAGAACTTCATCCTCGATCCAAAGGGGAGGCTTTTCGTATTTAACAAGCCCTCCTTAGCGAAGCAAATACTGAAGTACATCTGGAAGTGGTAG
- a CDS encoding NUDIX domain-containing protein, giving the protein MDRYALLIKAPKDHDITEFQKEIKRIAEEHGLVAEMHRCIGVTVDLVIIYNNGIVLIRRKNEPYKGYLALPGGFVEYGERVEEAAIREAKEETGLDVKLLRIVGVYSDPNRDPRGHTITIAFLAVGSGELKAGDDAKDVTVVPIEEIEKVKERLAFDHAKIIEDALRLR; this is encoded by the coding sequence ATGGACCGCTATGCCCTTTTAATAAAAGCCCCCAAAGACCATGATATCACGGAATTCCAGAAGGAGATTAAGAGAATTGCAGAAGAGCACGGGTTAGTAGCTGAGATGCATAGGTGCATCGGAGTGACGGTTGACCTCGTTATAATATACAACAACGGGATCGTCCTTATAAGGAGAAAGAACGAACCCTACAAGGGCTATCTTGCCCTTCCTGGGGGTTTCGTTGAGTACGGCGAAAGGGTGGAGGAGGCTGCAATAAGGGAAGCAAAGGAGGAAACTGGGCTCGATGTCAAACTTTTGAGGATAGTTGGAGTTTACTCCGATCCAAATAGAGATCCAAGAGGACATACAATCACTATAGCGTTCCTTGCCGTGGGAAGTGGAGAACTTAAGGCCGGAGACGATGCAAAGGATGTGACTGTTGTCCCAATTGAAGAGATAGAAAAGGTGAAGGAAAGACTGGCCTTTGACCATGCAAAAATAATAGAAGACGCCCTCAGATTGAGATAG